Within Vicia villosa cultivar HV-30 ecotype Madison, WI linkage group LG1, Vvil1.0, whole genome shotgun sequence, the genomic segment GCACAACTATATTTTCGTATAGCAAAGAGCCATCAAGGAGTTGCGCCTAACACATCGTAGGCGCCATGGATTAGGATGTTAAACCCATTGAATCACACCCGTGATGCAGGATAAATAAATCTAACAGTGAAAGTTTGGGGGCAATTGTTTTAGGCCGACCAAAAAGGCCTAGGAAGAAAGAAGGCCCAAATGCTAACTCTCATTAAACACTTTAAAAATAGATCAAGCATTGATCCACAACAAGTAAGTGAAAGATAAAACATCCCTACCATAGGACATTActtcaaatttattattttataatattttataattttaataataataaaaatataatttctaatttgaatatttaaaaatcTATCTAAATTAAATTGTATGAAATTAAATTGAATGTTTAcgattaatcatttaaaattaaatcgaGTCGCGAATAATTTTGTCTTTGAATTGAAtgaattttaatcttaaaattaaCTTAAATTGCCTTGCAAACTAGGGATGGCAATGGATACCCATGGGTACGGATACTAGTCTTCCGCTACCCATCCGTTTAATAAAAATGGTATCCATATCCGCTCCATACCCGTGTGGATATCTGTCGGGTGGGTATCCGTGATATTTTAAATATCCGCGGGTATTTATGGATACCCATGGatactttttttaattgaaatgtactaattttctatatattaaatagaaaatttatctttttattaatagAAAAGTATGTGTTATACATTTACTATATTAAATTCAAAAGCATCTTATAATGAATATTGATGTAGAATGTGAAAAAATGTTAAAAGAATATTCAAGTATACTAATTGATATTAAAAAGATATTCAAGTATACtaattttaaaagaatatttaagtaattttaatcacTATTAACGGATATGGATACCCGCGGATATGGATACCATCAAATCCGTATCCGTACCCGTAAGTAAACGGGTAACTAAATATCCGTTTATAATACCCGTGGATATCCGATAAGCTATCCAACCCGTGCCCGTGACGGATTTTATCCGCGGATACCCGTGGGTATGGGTTTTTTTGCCATCCCTATTGCAAACATCCCTGCCATAGGACATTCTTGAATAATACTATTAAAATGAGTTTTGCCgttaaattatttttagaaaaaatggcAGCACACTTTGTAAAAATAGATTAGGTAGCACTTAGCAGGACATTTAATGTAACTAAAAGCATAATATAATTTCAAAAGTAGCTGATGGGCCCTCCTCAATTACACAGAAAAGAAAAGTAGATGCATATGCATATAGTAAATTTGGCACGTGCACATGAGCATAGTAACTCTCTACTTAAATAAATGATATAGTCAGattatataaaaactaaatacatcaattatttaataaatgaaaataaaaattgttcataaaataagaaataagGGAGTAATAATTTTTTCAcaattactttttttaattgaatCAATTGTGTTCTAGACTAACGCACAATATAAATTTAATAACCAAAATGTACAAtgcatgtctttttttttttcaataaataagCATACATTACTTTTATATAAGGTAGATGATTCATTTGTTTAAATTTGTTAAAGATGtcttatttatatatttcagCTGGGTTTAAAATATTTGTGAAGAGaaagatttatttaaatttttgatagattttaggggtgtattaggaagatcatAAAGTTCCTCATTGATTGgaaatagagcattgaaagagtatatatagagagacactcctcaccttaccaaccggttttgtaaggatgagttaggtcaaattcTAATAATCTACGATTCCTTTCTAAATGAAACTTTTAATTTTGTAATACTAGACACAAtggatattttaaataaaaaaaaactcaaaaattcaaTCAttgatatatattatatattagagATTCTAAAGCCTCTAATTAACCGAGCATGAAAAATGCATCTATATGTTTGCCGACCACAGTAGTACGTAGACTTTCAATCATGTGTAGTTTGGAAGCAACTATCAATAATTGCTATGAGAGAAATTAGTTTCAATATGAAAGCTTTGTTTTAATCaccaaacaaacaaagaaagagaTGCGACAAAGCAATGTCAACATCTAAGAACAGAAAAAAGAATGGTAATAGTATTGTTGACATGACCAGTCTCCAACCTCATATCTAGCTTTATCTAGTAACATCCTAATTCTTTGGTTTACCACACATAACCTTTGTTTTTGTTCATCTTCTTAAAGCCACCATGAGAAAGTAATGTTTCTTACTTAATTGAAAAATACAAACATTAGATTACAAAGTTGAATACTAAAAAAGAAATGACCTTAAATCCAAAACGTCTAAATGATTGGTTGAATTGTTCATAAAATTTCATCTTTCATAAAGGACAATATTGTCATCAAGTATCTATATaatattaaatgttttaataatCAGATCGATAATTGAATTGGTCTAATCTCTAAaccaatatttaattataatcaggattaaagtttttaaaaaacTACCTGTTACTACAATAATAATCGTGACAAAACGGTATCTAAAAGTGTAAATATCGATAACCACAATTATTATTACAACATTTCTACGAATCAAAATTGTAAAAATCTTTAAGCAACTACAAGGCGATCACGACCGTTATTTAAAATCTTGATTGAGATCAAACTAACCGTTGAACGAGCCAACTCTTGGTTCAACCTATTGAACCGTTCTATTTGGTTTGATTTTCAAACATTAGTactaatattttcatatatttatgTACCATGCCTCGTCAATTTATGTGTGCTTATACAATTCAAAAAGCCAATCAAATTATTTCCAAAGCAAAAAGCCATTCATGGAAGCAGAGGAAATCTTGAAACTCTTTGATACTTTTTGGTTTGGGCATCAAAGTTCTTTAACATCAACAGGCTCTCATGAAAACAAATATCATCAAAGTAAACAAGAATCATCAAAAGAATCAAAGCTTTCTCGAATCCGAACCAATCACACAAGGTCCATGAGTGATGAATTAAACAACATGACAGCTTTCAAACATGATTCTCTTTCTCCAAAATCTGTCCTTTTTGAAACAAAGCTTCAAACAATCCACTCAGGGAAAGATGTCATAGACTACATAGAAGCCGAAAACCAAACACAGTTGCGGCTTCAAGTTTCGCCTAAGAAGAACATCGTAAGAAATAGAAGgaggaagagagaaagcaagagtTTATCAGACCTTGAGTTTGAGGAGGTAAAAGGGTTCATGGATCTTGGTTTTGTTTTCTCGGAGGAAGATAAAGATTCGAGCTTGGTTTCAATCATACCGGGGTTGCAAAGGTTAGGAAAGAATGATAACGACGACGAAGAAGAGGATTCTTCTGTTGAATCTATGATTCAAAGACCTTACCTTTCTGAAGCATGGGAGGTTCATGAatggagaaagaaagagaagccTTTGATGAATTGGAAAATTTCTGTTCCTACCAATGATGTTGATATGAAATATAGTCTCAAATGTTGGGCTCATAATGTTGCTTCCACTATAAAATGATGAAGTTTGTGATTCAAAATTTTATGATATTTTGCTTGTGTCTTTTgaggtttaatttgatttttggcTCCTCTTTTTCATTTCATAGTTTTGTTAGTTGTTCAATTTTGTCTGTTTTGAAATTTGTTGGAAAATCACATTCCATAAGGTTGTAAATTGTGTTCTTGTTGCATGAGAAATAGCAGGCTGGAAGACATGGATAGATTGGAATGAGACTAGTTGAAGGAGAGAGGCGCGAGAAACCATATGATTTTTTGGCCGAGGAGGTGATGTATCATGTGATGGACTTCATTTTTGAGAGAGGTATGAGCTAAATTGAAGAgttaatatatatttaagtccATGGATGAATTGTATCTTAAGCAAAGGTTGTAGGACGGGAAGATATAAGGGTTTTGATATGCAAGAACATGTCAATATTTgtattcttgttttaaaaaaaaaaagtatatgtgTATCACCCTTATGTTGATAGGGGTGGCTAAAGACTTAATAAATTTTCGGTGGTTTAGGTCAAGTTCGTAGTGGTAGAGATcctgttttggtgtttttttttatgagGTGAGAGCAAGTTCACGTGGAGTGAGAAGCTCTCTATTTTGGAGTGTTTCGTGGTGTATTTAGAATATCCGTCTTCATTTTAGAAAGGAGATATTTATAAAGGCTTCTGGGATTTGTGCTAGAGATCCAGAGAGCGATTTTCCCTAGCTTTGTAACCATGGAACGTGGGCATGGGAGGACTTGGTTTCCATAAATTATGGGGAGAATGGTTTTCTCCTTTTGACCGACCATTTGTTAGTTATTATGGGGACACGTCATTCCCATTGGATGGACCATGGGCGTGAGTTTAGAGGGCCCAACTCTGATGGGTGACTCATTAGCCCAATTAAGGCGACATTATGCCTCGTTATGGGCGGTCTACATGGCCTATTTGGGAGGCCCTGGTCTACATAGGATGGCTCGCCCCTTGGCATGGTATCTCGCCCGTCTTACTTTCCATAAGTTGTCCCTTCTTAAGGGCTAGCAAATTTATAACACTACAATCTTCAGTTGAGTAATTAGAGGTGAGATTttatgtgaagatcgatgatgaggAAAACACATAAATAATGTTATGTTCTCTTCCTAATTCCTACGAACCGAACCTCTCTTAGTTATGAAAAAACATTACCAATTCGGTTGGCATCATGTTGACAAACTGTTAAATAACTCTATTGGATACGAATTATTGTTGTTCATGGATGCATAATTCAGATATAATCAAATTCTTGTGCACAGGTAGGACAGAAAGAAAACTGTCTTCGTGAAGGAGCACACCCACTACCTGTATAATGTGATGTCATTTGGACTAAAAAATATGTGTAACATACCAATGGATGATGAAAAAGGTCTTTGAAGGTGAAATTGTGAGATACTAGTGTTGGTATGCTCTCATAGCATAAATTCGATGAGAATATGGATATAAGAGATCTATAATGGGGTTAAATAGATCGTGCCCttttaaaaaccaaaaacaaaacacAAGTTATTTTCTATAAAATGAGAGTTAAAGCAGAGAAGCAAAAGAACAACAGATCGATTCAAAAGCTATATATTTCCTCATCATCAAAAGAATAGTGATTCAACCAATATCATAAACAACTAGGAAACTTAAAGTTGCTTTGACAAGCAATTTAAATCCTACAACTTAGAGACAATCTACTCTCAATTTAGGCAATGTTTGTTTGATGAATCAAATTCTTCACAAACCTACATTTATATGATAAAACATTATAAGCAAGATCTTATTCTAGATGGCATTCTAATTATGAACAATACCTAACATATATGATAACATGCACAAACTCTAAAATatatatggagagagaaaatgtaAGCATGATATATAGTAGTTCAACTATTGTCCTCTCTAAGCTTAATCAACTCTTCGATGATTTTTACATCGCAATCGATCATGCCTTCcactatttttaataataaagatACAAATATTTTGGTACAACGAATTACTATCAACCCGAACACTAAAATCCCGATGCTTTAGCCAACATGGATCTAAAATAGCAATTCCTCTTATTGATGCAGATTACTTAACTGCTAATATTCAAGATCTTCATGATCTAGATCCAACCACCTTGTTAGCCACAATAATTCTGCTCCAAGCTTCAATCCTACAACATCTTTCCTTCAGATCTGACGAAGACTTATCTGAGTGATTGTTATAACATAGAGTGACTGGATAACTCCCAACTTTATTTTGTAGCAACCTTTACTCAAATCCACCAAAATCTTCCTTGAAGTTTGAAAACAAATTCTTTTCTTGCTTGATAAGCATCAACCAAAAATATGAACAAGAAACGGTCCCTTTTTCTGATACACAcaacaaacttcacacaaaaacATTAGATTTTCTAATGTACCTTAATCTACCTCTCACACTCAATATTTAGAGTTGAGCACCACAACAATGGTTTCTTGGTATAAGTTTGAAGATGATATTGAATAGTATCTAAGGATCTCATACAACACAACTATATGCTTCTCACACTTTCAACATTTTAGGAGGTTTTTCCCAAGATTGAATTTCGAAGATAGTTTATTTGTGAATGAAGGAAGCTCTCATGGTTTCTATCAAGTTTCTTAACAAAGAAAGGATGCAAATCTTTTAGGCTTTGTTTGTGAGTTTGGAGGGAAAGGGAGGGGAGGTCTTTAAAAAATAGGAAGGACTAGGtggaaagaataaaaagattttggttgggagggttttggagggttagcttttattcataacaccaaaaaccctctAATTTGGAGGAACTTGAAATTTGTATTGAAGGAGGATTTTGGGAGggtttggagggcttacataaaatttccaaatatcttttatattgttatagtattctaaaaattaaaaatatagtaatgtaaacattattttatcattctatacaaaatcatttttcaaaaaatgtcatttccctattttttttttaaaaatcattttcggAAGCCTTCCTCTTCCCTCCCCTTCAAACTCGCAAAAAATGCCTTAGAAAATTCTTTGCTTTACAAACCAGAAAATTTAACAGCTTATCAAGAATGTCTTTCTCAATTGGGATCACCACATGCGATCAACAACCTCTTTTTACACTAGACAAAAGGATTAAATAGGTGCTAGAAATAAGACACAAAAAGATAGACAAAAAATACACAATGAGATTTTTGGCCAACTCATGAGTTATGTGATTTGAATTAAAGAAATAATGGTAATGA encodes:
- the LOC131622336 gene encoding uncharacterized protein LOC131622336, which translates into the protein MEAEEILKLFDTFWFGHQSSLTSTGSHENKYHQSKQESSKESKLSRIRTNHTRSMSDELNNMTAFKHDSLSPKSVLFETKLQTIHSGKDVIDYIEAENQTQLRLQVSPKKNIVRNRRRKRESKSLSDLEFEEVKGFMDLGFVFSEEDKDSSLVSIIPGLQRLGKNDNDDEEEDSSVESMIQRPYLSEAWEVHEWRKKEKPLMNWKISVPTNDVDMKYSLKCWAHNVASTIK